One Amaranthus tricolor cultivar Red isolate AtriRed21 chromosome 10, ASM2621246v1, whole genome shotgun sequence genomic window carries:
- the LOC130824925 gene encoding uncharacterized protein LOC130824925, which produces MHGPCGKFNAECPYMVMREGKKFCKHKYPRSFTTFTKHGKDSYPTYRRRATGESVRICGIALDNRWVIPYNPYLVATFDCHINVEVCSTIKAVKYLYKYVYKGYEKISVSISHEDETHSVDEVERFLSGRWVSPPEDAWRIFAFDLYDMQPLVMPLQVHLPNKQSVCFNASENLAHVVHSESKAKTVLTEFFSYNASHPLEPKKRSKVIGRLAFVAPSEGERYYLRLLLTCVVGLCSFDDLLTVNNKLCSTFHEATLKRGLVEPDDLIEQCLDEAIEDYACKHPNEPQKVLALTARAFEAFLENVGKSLTHYGLQHLYKDIDVPFHQTRDIANALDAPIPSSCLEARSLLTCEQRAAYKCIIAHVKQGKPGSFFIDGPSATGKTFLYNALYAKVRLLNKIVLPTTTSGIAALNMSTGRTAHSRFKIPNDCGDCLSCNVGRQSSLAALIKEASFIMCD; this is translated from the exons ATGCATGGTCCGTGTGGTAAATTCAATGCAGAATGTCCATATATGGTTATGCGTGAAGGAAAAAAATTCTGTAAGCATAAGTATCCGAGATCATTTACCACCTTCACAAAACACGGCAAGGATAGCTATCCAACATATAGGAGACGAGCTACCGGTGAGTCTGTACGTATTTGTGGCATTGCGCTAGATAATCGCTGGGTTATTCCATATAACCCTTATCTTGTTGCGACATTCGATTGCCATATAAATGTGGAAGTTTGCTCAACTATTAAAGCTGTGAAATACCTTTACAAATATGTATACAAAGGCTATGAAAAGATATCCGTTAGTATTAGTCATGAAGATGAAACGCATTCTGTTGATGAGGTTGAACGGTTTCTATCTGGAAGATGGGTTTCTCCACCTGAAGATGCTTGGAGGATTTTTGCGTTTGATCTTTATGACATGCAGCCTTTAGTCATGCCATTACAAGTTCATCTACCCAACAAGCAAAGTGTTTGTTTCAATGCTTCGGAAAATCTCGCACATGTTGTACATAGTGAATCTAAAGCCAAGACTGTTTTGACAGAGTTTTTCTCATATAATGCATCACATCCTTTAGAGCCAAA AAAGCGTAGCAAGGTAATTGGTAGACTTGCTTTTGTCGCACCTTCAGAAGGCGAACGCTACTATCTACGCTTATTGTTAACATGCGTTGTTGGGCTATGTTCTTTTGATGATCTTCTTACGGTCAACAATAAGTTGTGTTCAACATTTCATGAAGCCACATTAAAACGAGGATTGGTTGAACCAGATGACTTAATCGAACAATGCTTGGATGAAGCCATTGAA GACTATGCATGCAAGCATCCTAATGAACCTCAAAAGGTCTTAGCACTAACGGCTCGAGCCTTTGAGGCTTTCTTAGAGAACGTGGGTAAGAGTCTTACTCATTATGGGTTGCAGCATCTTTACAAAGATATAGATGTGCCATTTCACCAAACACGGGATATTGCTAATGCTTTAGATGCCCCTATTCCATCATCTTGTTTGGAAGCCAGGTCATTGTTAACCTGTGAGCAGCGTGCAGCATACAAGTGCATTATCGCACATGTAAAACAAGGAAAACCTGggtcatttttcattgatgggCCAAGTGCAACTGGGAAAACATTTTTGTATAATGCCTTATATGCAAAAGTACGCTTGCTTAACAAGATAGTCCTTCCCACTACGACTTCGGGTATTGCAGCTTTAAACATGTCCACTGGTCGCACTGCACACTCGAGATTTAAGATTCCAAATGATTGTGGAGATTGCTTATCATGCAATGTTGGCAGACAATCAAGTCTTGCTGCACTTATTAAAGAAGCTTCGTTTATCATGTGCGATTAA
- the LOC130825465 gene encoding LOW QUALITY PROTEIN: uncharacterized protein ycf20-like (The sequence of the model RefSeq protein was modified relative to this genomic sequence to represent the inferred CDS: inserted 1 base in 1 codon), translated as MAIAVGLSPRLVSYGFSPNPKILYGRFDSIASLLAGRLRPIRAVQDGTGPRRLVDIIRTIPDLSRNYFEKPSRRALFGGIALLGGFYVAQTISLSFGAXGVNDVIAAVLCVLLTEYATKFYYNRSKVTFPIALLNNFKMGFTYGLFINAFKLAS; from the exons ATGGCGATTGCAGTGGGTTTGAGTCCTAGGCTCGTAAGTTATGGGTTTAGCCCTAATCCAAAGATCTTATATGGAAGATTTGATTCCATTGCTTCACTACTAGCTGGACGACTCCGTCCTATCCGAGCCGTGCAAGATGGCACAGGCCCTCGAAGATTAGTAGACATTATTCGCACTATACCTGATTTGTCAAGAAACTATTTCGAGAAACCTTCTCGAAGGGCGCTCTTTGGAGGAATCGCCTTATTAGGTGGATTTTATGTTGCacaaacaatttctttgtccTTTGGAG TTGGTGTAAATGATGTTATTGCTGCAGTATTATGTGTGCTCCTCACGGAATATGCAACCAAATTCTATTATAATCGATCCAAGGTAACATTTCCAATTGCCCTTCTCAACAATTTTAAGATGGGATTCACATATGGTCTATTTATCAATGCTTTCAAACTCGCTAGTTGA
- the LOC130824927 gene encoding uncharacterized protein LOC130824927: MKKGELMKATLFDDDIEAYADLIQQDNEYFISNPTIRSVEEKYRSSSGEFQMPFDSRTTIQSTGSESHKSSPSYYTIATIPRTYGLYDRIAWNDLSEFLKEKPTAFSVYGFTSLRVTSHRGFGLLTTMSSTIITAPTGERADLLRQWISSHVDLLRDRKGKLLESRSSSTKYLITTICSFF; this comes from the exons ATGAAGAAG GGCGAGTTGATGAAGGCCACCTTATTCGACGATGATATCGAAGCTTATGCAGACCTAATCCAACAAGACAATGAGTACTTTATATCGAATCCCACGATACGGAGTGTAGAAGAAAAGTATCGTTCAAGTTCAGGAGAATTCCAAATGCCCTTTGATAGCCGTACTACCATTCAATCCACTGGTTCTGAATCGCACAAGTCTAGCCCAAGCTACTATACAATTGCGACAATTCCTCGCACATATGGACTTTATGATAGGATTG CTTGGAATGATTTGTCTGAGTTCTTGAAGGAAAAGCCCACTGCATTTTCTGTTTACGGTTTTACTTCTCTACGCGTGACATCACATAGAG GTTTTGGATTATTGACCACCATGTCATCAACAATCATAACAGCTCCGACTGGTGAAAGAGCAGATCTACTAAGACAATG GATCTCATCTCATGTAGACTTGCTTCGTGACCGCAAAGGAAAACTTTTAGAGAGTCGCAGTTCATCGACAAAGTATTTAATTACAACAATTTGTTCCTTCTTTTAA
- the LOC130824926 gene encoding uncharacterized protein LOC130824926 produces MARGENIEALNLLFKGFVSLTENICARDDPVFSEFLLALGNGALQIEETARITVPSALSLRCGASPACMDDLLKQIYPTISSTCANPEMFAERAICIPRNKDYKSFDSIIDDDSEIYPKEFLNTLCPGGMNPHNLVLKLNCPCEISTGFSKGEHVLLPRITLRAPRSSGYPFHFLESAYLRGRKARS; encoded by the exons ATGGCTCGAGGAGAAAACATTGAAGCACTGAATTTGCTTTTTAAGGGATTTGTTTCG CTTACTGAAAATATATGTGCTCGTGATGATCCAGTATTTTCAGAGTTCTTGCTTGCTCTTGGTAATGGAGCTTTGCAAATTGAGGAAACTGCACGAATCACAGTTCCATCTGCTCTTAGCTTGCGATGTGGAGCCTCCCCTGCTTGTATGGATGATTTGCTGAAACAAATTTATCCTACTATATCCAGTACATGTGCGAATCCGGAGATGTTTGCAGAAAGAGCGATATGCATCCCAAGGAATAAAGAT TATAAAAGCTTTGATagtattattgatgatgattcCGAAATCTATCCAAAAGAATTCCTGAATACACTTTGTCCTGGAGGAATGAATCCACATAATTTGGTTCTCAAGCTAAATTGCCCA TGTGAAATTTCTACTGGTTTTTCAAAGGGCGAGCATGTTTTACTGCCACGTATCACTCTTAGGGCACCTAGGTCATCCGGCTACCCATTTCATTTCTT GGAAAGTGCTTATTTGAGAGGAAGAAAAGCAAGGTCTTAA